The following proteins are encoded in a genomic region of Ignavibacteriota bacterium:
- a CDS encoding GDP-L-fucose synthase: MTQKSRIYIAGHTGMVGSAITRRLRSEGYTDLILRDMSELDLTRQSAVESFFEAEKPEYVFLAAARVGGIHANNVFRAEFLYQNLQIQNNIIHAAWQHGVEKLLFLGSSCIYPKHAPQPIREEHLLTGELEQTNEPYAIAKIAGLKMCESYNRQYGTRFISAMPTNLYGTKDNFDLRSSHVLPALIRKFHLGSLLAAGRHADAAADLGLPVGDESTVRDTCAEFGVYADHVALWGTGTPRREFLHVDDCAAALVHMMQHYEETLFLNVGCGEDVSIRELAERVSSVVGYGGEIRFNPAYPDGTPRKLLDVSRIRATGWSPVIPLREGIAATYAWYRDRRRMDAAR, from the coding sequence ATGACACAGAAATCAAGAATATACATCGCCGGCCATACGGGCATGGTCGGTTCGGCGATCACACGGCGCCTGCGCAGTGAGGGATATACGGATCTGATACTCCGTGATATGTCGGAGCTGGATCTGACCAGGCAGAGCGCGGTCGAATCGTTCTTTGAGGCGGAAAAACCCGAGTACGTGTTCCTTGCGGCGGCGCGTGTCGGCGGTATCCACGCAAACAACGTCTTCCGCGCGGAGTTCCTGTACCAAAACCTCCAGATCCAGAACAACATCATCCACGCCGCGTGGCAGCATGGAGTGGAAAAGCTGCTGTTCCTCGGTTCCTCCTGCATTTATCCCAAACACGCGCCCCAGCCGATCAGGGAGGAACATCTACTCACCGGGGAACTCGAGCAGACCAACGAGCCCTACGCCATCGCAAAGATCGCGGGATTGAAGATGTGTGAATCGTACAACCGTCAGTATGGGACGCGTTTCATCAGCGCGATGCCGACAAACCTGTACGGGACAAAGGACAACTTCGATCTTCGCAGCAGTCATGTTCTGCCGGCTCTGATTCGCAAGTTTCATCTCGGGTCGCTGCTCGCCGCAGGCCGTCATGCCGACGCCGCGGCAGATTTGGGCCTGCCCGTCGGCGACGAAAGCACAGTGCGTGACACGTGTGCCGAATTCGGCGTGTACGCCGACCACGTCGCCCTCTGGGGCACGGGCACTCCCCGCAGGGAATTCCTCCATGTGGACGACTGCGCGGCGGCTCTTGTACACATGATGCAGCATTACGAAGAGACACTCTTCCTGAATGTGGGATGTGGTGAGGATGTGAGCATCCGCGAGCTGGCCGAACGTGTTTCATCGGTCGTCGGTTATGGCGGCGAAATCCGTTTTAATCCCGCGTACCCCGACGGCACGCCACGGAAACTGCTCGACGTGTCGCGTATCCGCGCAACGGGTTGGTCGCCCGTTATTCCGCTCCGCGAGGGCATCGCGGCAACCTACGCATGGTATCGCGACCGGAGGCGGATGGACGCGGCCCGCTGA